AACCCGCACCACTGCCCATATTCATAATCAGTTCAACAGGCAACAATGCAATAATGCCGTAAGCGACTGCGCCGCTTGCAACCATTACCCCAAGAAAATTACAAAAACCAGCCCACATGACTGCAACCGGTGCCGGTAAAGCATTGGTGTAAATTACTGTTGCCACTGCATTTGCAGTATCGTGAAAGCCATTTACAAATTCAAAGCCTAAAGCAATCAAAAGTGCAGTAGATAAAAGAATAACTGAATAAAGGCTCAAAGGTGGTACATGTGCTAAATCAGCACTCACCTGAAATCCGATATAAATAAGTGTTGCAACAATAATCGTCAGAAACACCGGCATAAAAAACTTAGGTGTCGGGACATGTACATTCGTCGATTTGACTTGCAGGTTTGCCGCAAGTTTTGAATCCGAAACAGGGGGTAGATTAGAATTCATGCAGACGGTAAGAGGATAAGAAAATCCTCTGTATTCTTAAATTAAATTATGACAATTATATGACAAAGCAGCGCCTGATGAAGTCAATTTTTCATATTTTGACCTCATTTGATGCACCTTTCCCCTACCTATTTTATTTTTTTATTAAAATACAATAATTTAAACAACTCCATATCTATCGAATTTATGACTATTTTTAAAGCAAAAATATCTAAAAAATTACCTAAACGGCCACTTTTTAAACAACACAATTGTCATAAAACCGAATATTGGAGATGAAATATTTCAATATCATGATCATTTTATGAATATTTGATGAAAAATCAGACTCTACTTTGTCATAAAGCGCTTGTTTGCTGAATAAGTTACAGTGAATGATGGGTCGTTATAGGTCATCTATTGCGCAACTATTCTGTTACAATAGCGCCGCATTTTTAAATTTGTACAATATCGGGGTTTTATATGTCCACGCTTGCCACCCTAAAAGCGCTTCTTGCCAAACGTATTTTGATTATTGATGGTGCAATGGGCACTATGATTCAACGCCATAAATTGGAAGAAGCCGACTACCGTGGTGAGCGTTTTGCCGATTGGGCACATGACTTAAAAGGTAATAATGATCTTTTAGTGCTGACACAACCCCAAATTATTCAAAGTATTCATGAAGCTTATCTTGATGCAGGCGCAGACATTATTGAAACCAATAGCTTTAACGGCACGCGTGTTTCAATGTCTGACTATCACATGGAAGATCTTGTTCCAGAGATTAACCGTGAAGCAGCACGTTTAGCTAAAGCAGCTTGTGAAAAGTATTCAACGCCAGATAAACCGCGTTTTGTCGCAGGTGTGCTTGGGCCAACATCACGTACTTGCTCAATTTCACCGAATGTAAATGACCCTGCCTTTCGTAACATTACCTTTGATGAGCTAAAAGAAAACTATATTGAAGCGACTCATGCGCTCATTGAAGGCGGCGCAGATATCATTTTGATTGAAACCGTATTTGATACATTAAACTGTAAAGCAGCGATTTTTGCGGTCAAAGAAGTCTTTAAACAAATTGGTCGCGAATTACCAATCATGATTTCAGGGACCATTACCGATGCATCGGGTCGTACATTAACAGGTCAAACTGCCGAAGCGTTCTGGAACTCTGTACGTCATGGTGACTTGCTATCGATTGGTTTTAACTGTGCGCTTGGTGCAGATGCAATGCGCCCTCACGTAAAAACTATTTCTGATGTCGCAGATACGTTTGTTTCAGCACATCCAAACGCAGGCTTACCAAACGCTTTTGGTGAATATGATGAAACACCAGAGCAAACTGCAGCATTCTTAAAAGAATTTGCAGAAAGTGGCTTGATTAATATTACTGGTGGTTGCTGTGGTACAACGCCTGACCACATCCGTGCAATTGCCAATGCGGTAAAAGATATTGCACCTCGTCAAGTTCCTGAAACTGTACCGGCTTGTCGTTTAAGTGGTTTAGAACCATTTAATATTTATGATGACTCACTTTTCGTAAACGTGGGTGAACGTACCAACGTTACAGGTTCAAAAAAATTCTTACGCTTAATTCGTGAAGAAAACTTTGCCGAAGCTTTAGAAGTGGCACAGCAGCAAGTTGAAGCTGGCGCACAGATTATCGACATTAATATGGATGAAGGGATGCTCGATTCGCAAAATGCGATGGTGCATTTCTTAAACCTTGTAGCTTCTGAGCCAGATATTTCACGTGTGCCAATTATGATTGACTCATCAAAATGGGAAATCATTGAAGCTGGCTTAAAATGCGTACAAGGTAAACCCGTTGTTAACTCGATTTCATTAAAAGAAGGTTATGACGAGTTTGTCGAAAAAGCTCGCCTGTGCCGCCAATATGGTGCTGCGATTATTGTCATGGCATTTGACGAAACAGGTCAGGCCGACACTGCTGAGCGCAAACGTGAAATCTGTAAACGTTCTTATGATGTATTGGTTAATGATGTAGGCTTCCCTGCTGAAGATATTATATTTGACCCGAACGTGTTCGCGGTAGCAACAGGTATTGAAGAACATAATAATTATGGCGTCGATTTTATTGACGCTACAGGTTGGATTAAACAAAACTTACCTCACGCCATGATTTCTGGTGGTGTATCGAACGTTTCGTTCTCATTCCGTGGTAATGAACCTGTTCGTGAAGCGATTCACTCTGTGTTTTTGTACCATGCCATTAAACAAGGCATGACCATGGGTATTGTAAATGCCGGCCAAATGGCAATTTATGATGATATTCCAACCGAACTTAAAGAAGCAGTTGAAGATGTCATCCTAAACAAAAACCAAGGTGAGTCTGGTCAAGCTGCGACTGAAAAATTACTTGAAGTCGCTGAAAAATATCGTGGACAAGGCGGTGCGGCAAAAGAAGCTGAGAACCTTGAATGGCGTAATGAGTCTGTAGAAAAGCGTCTTGAATATGCCTTAGTTAAAGGTATCACGACTTATATTGATGAAGATACCGAAGAAGCTCGCCTCAAAGCTAAACGTCCTTTAGATGTAATCGAAGGCGCTTTGATGGATGGCATGAATGTCGTTGGTGACTTGTTCGGTTCGGGCAAAATGTTCTTACCACAGGTTGTGAAATCTGCACGTGTTATGAAGCAAGCTGTAGCTTGGCTCAACCCGTACATTGAAGCAGAAAAGACAGGTAGCCAATCTAAAGGTAAGGTCTTGATGGCAACTGTTAAAGGTGACGTACATGATATTGGTAAAAATATTGTAGGCGTAGTACTGGGTTGTAATGGTTATGACATTGTTGACCTTGGCGTGATGGTACCTTGCGAGAAAATCTTGCAAACTGCAATTGATGAAAAATGTGACATCATCGGTTTGTCAGGTCTGATTACCCCATCTTTAGATGAGATGGTCTTTGTTGCGAAAGAAATGCAACGTAAAGGCTTTAACATTCCTTTATTAATTGGTGGCGCGACTACATCAAAAGCACACACAGCAGTAAAAATTGATCCTCAGTATCAAAACGATGCGGTAATTTATGTTGCCGATGCTTCGCGTGCGGTAGGTGTTGCAACGACCCTACTTTCGAAAGAAATGCGTGGAAACTTTATTGCAGAGCACCGTGCTGAATATGCCAAGATCCGTGAACGCCTAGCCAACAAACAGCCAAAAGCTGCAAAATTGACTTATAGCGAGTCAGTTGAAAACGGTTTCAAAATTGACCAAAGCTATGTACCACCAAAACCAAACCTTTTGGGAACACAAGTTTTAACGAACTACCCCCTTGCTACACTCGTCGAGTATTTTGACTGGACACCATTCTTTATTTCTTGGAGCTTGGCAGGTAAATTCCCGAAAATTTTAGAAGATGAAGTGGTTGGTGAAGCTGCAACAGATTTGTACAATCAAGCTCAAGCGATGTTGAAAGATATTATCGGCAATAATCGTTTTGATGCACGTGCTGTATTTGGTATGTTCCCTGCTCAGCGCACAGATGCTGACACAGTGAGTGTATTTGATGAAGCTGGTCAAACTGTTACCCATACGTTTGAGCATTTACGTCAACAATCTGACAAAGTAACAGGTAAGCCAAACTTGTCTTTAGCAGATTACATTCGTGCTGACCGTGAGCAACAGGACTACTTAGGCGGATTCACTGTATCGATTTTTGGTGCAGAAGAACTGGCAAATGAGTACAAAGCCAAAGGTGATGACTACTCTGCAATTTTAGTTCAGTCACTAGCCGACCGTTTTGCTGAAGCCTTTGCAGAACACTTGCATGAACGCATTCGTAAAGAGTTCTGGGGCTATAAAGCTGATGAACAGCTTAGCAATGAAGAGCTGATTAAAGAGAAATATGTCGGTATTCGCCCTGCACCGGGTTACCCTGCTTGCCCAGAGCACTCTGAAAAAGCAGTGTTGTTTGATTGGTTAGGTTCTACCGACAAAATCGGTACCAAACTGACTGAACACTTTGCAATGATGCCGCCATCTTCGGTAAGTGGTTTCTATTATTCGCACCCTCAAAGTGAATACTTTAACGTGGGTAAAATCTCTCAAGACCAACTTGAAGATTATGCGAAACGTAAAGGTTGGACACTGGATGAAGCGAAGCGTTGGTTAGCGCCGAATTTAGATGATTCGATTGTTTAAATTTAAGTAATAAAAAAATCCCCTCAATTGAGGGGATTTTTTTATTTATAGGTATCTTTGAAACTTTCCCTTATTTGAATTTCCTCAACTCTTAAGTGATGCATCATCTCTCGAACAAATACAAAGTAGGTAAAAACATTGCTCATAAGATTAATTTCTTTATAAGCGTAAATTGAACCAGTTTTTCAATATTTAACATTCACAGCTCCATTATTATTAACACTATCTATAATAAAAACCTCTTTAAAAAGATGAAAAATCAATTTTATATTCATCCAGTCCAACTATTACAAAATAGAGTATAAGCATGAAAAAATTAGCAATTTTAGGTGTTACGATTTATAGCTTTGCACAACTTGCAAATGCAGCAACATTAAATGTTAAGCCATATGGTACAACTCAAGACGGTCAAAAAGTTGATCTATACACCATGAGTAATAACAATGGTGTCTCCGTATCATTTATCAGTTTCGGTGGTGTAATTACCCAGATTTTGACTCCTGATGCTCAAGGTAAAAAAAACAATATCGTTTTGGGCTTTGATGACCTAAAAGGTTATGAAGTTACTGACACCAAGGCAGGTATTCATTTTGGTGGATTGATTGGCCGTTATGCGAACCGTATTGGTAATGCTAAATTTAGCTTAGATGGAAAAACGTATAACCTTGAAAAAAATAATGGGCCGAATTCATTACATAGCGGGAATCCTGGTTTTGATAAACGTGTTTGGCAAGTTAAACCCCTCATTTCTAAAGGTGAAACTGTTAAAGCTTCTCTGAAGTTAACCAGTCCAAATGGTGATCAAGGTTTTCCCGGAAAATTAGATGTAGAAGTGATCTATAGTCTTTCAGATCGAAATGAATTCCAAATTGAATATAAGGCCAAAACTGATCAGCCTACAGTCGTTAATCTCACCAACCACAGTTATTTCAATTTATCAGGCGCTGGCAATAACCCTTATGGTGTACTAGATCATGTGGTACAACTCAATGCAGACCGTATATTGGTAACCGATCAAAACTCTTTACCAACAGGTGAAATTGCTTCAGTTGCAGGTACACCTTTTGATTTTCGGACGCCTAAAGCCATTGTGAAAGATATTCGAGCGAATAATCAGCAATTGGCCTATGGATATGGCTATGACCAAACTTGGGTAATTAATCAAAAGTCTCAAGGGAAATTAAATCTTGCAGCTGTTGTGGTTGATCCAAAATCTAAACGAACCATGCAGGTTTTAACCACTGAACCAAGTGTTCAAATGTATACGGCGAATCATTTGCTAGGAAATATTGTTGGCGCAAATGGTGTGCTCTATCGACAAGCAGACGCACTAGCACTAGAAACACAACATTTTCCAGACAGCCCGAATCAACCATCTTTCCCATCTACACGTTTGAACCCAAATCAAACTTATAATAGTGTTACCGTATTTAAATTTGGTATTCAAAAATAGTCTTTTGAACTGGAACTATTTTTATCTAAAAAAGACTCTCAACCAAATATGACTGAGAGTCTTTTCATTTATTTAACTTTTGTGTTTGGTAAAAGTGCTGTTGCAAAACCAAGTAATGGCAACAATGAACATAAACCAAATACCCATTCAATGCCGTTAATATCCGCTAAATGCCCT
This genomic stretch from Acinetobacter pittii harbors:
- the mro gene encoding aldose epimerase family protein gives rise to the protein MKKLAILGVTIYSFAQLANAATLNVKPYGTTQDGQKVDLYTMSNNNGVSVSFISFGGVITQILTPDAQGKKNNIVLGFDDLKGYEVTDTKAGIHFGGLIGRYANRIGNAKFSLDGKTYNLEKNNGPNSLHSGNPGFDKRVWQVKPLISKGETVKASLKLTSPNGDQGFPGKLDVEVIYSLSDRNEFQIEYKAKTDQPTVVNLTNHSYFNLSGAGNNPYGVLDHVVQLNADRILVTDQNSLPTGEIASVAGTPFDFRTPKAIVKDIRANNQQLAYGYGYDQTWVINQKSQGKLNLAAVVVDPKSKRTMQVLTTEPSVQMYTANHLLGNIVGANGVLYRQADALALETQHFPDSPNQPSFPSTRLNPNQTYNSVTVFKFGIQK
- the metH gene encoding methionine synthase, with the protein product MSTLATLKALLAKRILIIDGAMGTMIQRHKLEEADYRGERFADWAHDLKGNNDLLVLTQPQIIQSIHEAYLDAGADIIETNSFNGTRVSMSDYHMEDLVPEINREAARLAKAACEKYSTPDKPRFVAGVLGPTSRTCSISPNVNDPAFRNITFDELKENYIEATHALIEGGADIILIETVFDTLNCKAAIFAVKEVFKQIGRELPIMISGTITDASGRTLTGQTAEAFWNSVRHGDLLSIGFNCALGADAMRPHVKTISDVADTFVSAHPNAGLPNAFGEYDETPEQTAAFLKEFAESGLINITGGCCGTTPDHIRAIANAVKDIAPRQVPETVPACRLSGLEPFNIYDDSLFVNVGERTNVTGSKKFLRLIREENFAEALEVAQQQVEAGAQIIDINMDEGMLDSQNAMVHFLNLVASEPDISRVPIMIDSSKWEIIEAGLKCVQGKPVVNSISLKEGYDEFVEKARLCRQYGAAIIVMAFDETGQADTAERKREICKRSYDVLVNDVGFPAEDIIFDPNVFAVATGIEEHNNYGVDFIDATGWIKQNLPHAMISGGVSNVSFSFRGNEPVREAIHSVFLYHAIKQGMTMGIVNAGQMAIYDDIPTELKEAVEDVILNKNQGESGQAATEKLLEVAEKYRGQGGAAKEAENLEWRNESVEKRLEYALVKGITTYIDEDTEEARLKAKRPLDVIEGALMDGMNVVGDLFGSGKMFLPQVVKSARVMKQAVAWLNPYIEAEKTGSQSKGKVLMATVKGDVHDIGKNIVGVVLGCNGYDIVDLGVMVPCEKILQTAIDEKCDIIGLSGLITPSLDEMVFVAKEMQRKGFNIPLLIGGATTSKAHTAVKIDPQYQNDAVIYVADASRAVGVATTLLSKEMRGNFIAEHRAEYAKIRERLANKQPKAAKLTYSESVENGFKIDQSYVPPKPNLLGTQVLTNYPLATLVEYFDWTPFFISWSLAGKFPKILEDEVVGEAATDLYNQAQAMLKDIIGNNRFDARAVFGMFPAQRTDADTVSVFDEAGQTVTHTFEHLRQQSDKVTGKPNLSLADYIRADREQQDYLGGFTVSIFGAEELANEYKAKGDDYSAILVQSLADRFAEAFAEHLHERIRKEFWGYKADEQLSNEELIKEKYVGIRPAPGYPACPEHSEKAVLFDWLGSTDKIGTKLTEHFAMMPPSSVSGFYYSHPQSEYFNVGKISQDQLEDYAKRKGWTLDEAKRWLAPNLDDSIV